The Heterodontus francisci isolate sHetFra1 chromosome 13, sHetFra1.hap1, whole genome shotgun sequence genome includes a region encoding these proteins:
- the LOC137376121 gene encoding uncharacterized protein, which yields EKEKKRRERKREKEEREKKRKEEREKKRKRGEREKEKKRRERKREKEEREKREKEEREKKKEEREKKKEEREKKKEAREKKKEAREKKKEAREKKKEAREKKKEARERERGERERKRREREKEARERERGERERKRREREKEARERERGERKRREKEARERGERKRREKEARERGERKRREKEARERGERKRREKEARERGERKRREKEARERGERKRREKEARERGERKRREREKEEKEKEERERERERKREREKEERERGERKREKEARERERGEREKRREREEAREKRRRGEREREEEREREKRRERERRGERERGEEREREKRREREEARERRGEREKR from the coding sequence gaaaaagagaaaaagaggagagagagaaaaagagaaaaagaggagagagagaaaaagagaaaagaggagagagagaaaaagagaaaaagaggagagagagaaaaagagaaaaagaggagagagagaaaaagagaaaaagaggagagagagaaaagagaaaaagaggagagagagaaaaagaaagaggagagagagaaaaagaaagaggagagagagaaaaagaaagaggcgagagagaaaaagaaagaggcgagagagaaaaagaaagaggcgagagagaaaaagaaagaggcgagagagaaaaagaaagaggcgagagagagagaaagaggcgagagagagagaaagaggcgagagagagagaaagaggcgagagagagagaaagaggcgagagagagagaaagaggcgagagagagagaaagaggcgagagagagagaaagaggcgagAGAAAGAGGCGAGAGAAAGAGGCGAGAGAAAGAGGCGAGAGAAAGAGGCGAGAGAAAGAGGCGAGAGAAAGAGGCGAGAGAAAGAGGCGAGAGAAAGAGGCGAGAGAAAGAGGCGAGAGAAAGAGGCGAGAGAAAGAGGCGAGAGAAAGAGGCGAGAGAAAGAGGCGAGAGAAAGAGGCGAGAGAAAGAGGCGAGAGAAAGAGGCGAGAGAAAGAGGCGAGAGAAAGAGGCGAGAGAAagaggcgagagagagaaaaagaggagaaagagaaagaggagagagaaagagagagagagagaaagagagagagagagaaagaggagagagagagaggagagagaaagagagagaaagaggcgagagagagagaaagaggcgagAGAGAGAAGAGGCGAGAGAGAGAAGAGGCGAGAGAGAAgcggagaagaggagagagagagagagaagaggagagagagagagagaagaggagagagagagagagaagaggcgagagagagagaggagaggagagagagagagagaagaggcgagagagagaagaggcgagagagagaagaggcgagagagagaagagg